Proteins found in one Cetobacterium somerae genomic segment:
- a CDS encoding endo alpha-1,4 polygalactosaminidase, with product MKKIIVFLFISFVSFIKGDEISKNKMRELIEQIKIQSKEKILVPQNGTNIFFNGDKLDKIFIKNVEGVSQESLFYGVGGINEETPEDEKNYLLKNLIEIEKEGKVVLSVNYANAKNLRNKILKDTRKYNFIGEAVPSYSANSIFQPLQKNSLKNVTNLKEVKNFLYLLNPEKFKNIDDYYRVLKNTDFDLLIIEPSLNGKFLTKEQIDSLKIRKNGTRRLIIAYFSIGEAENYRDYWQTSWNKKLPEWIVKENENWKGNFIIKYWSPQWKKIIKNYQKKLDDIGVDGYYLDTIDTYEQF from the coding sequence ATGAAAAAAATCATAGTTTTCCTATTTATTTCATTTGTATCTTTTATAAAAGGTGATGAAATTAGTAAAAATAAAATGAGAGAGCTTATTGAACAAATAAAAATCCAATCCAAAGAAAAAATATTAGTGCCACAAAATGGAACTAATATTTTTTTTAATGGAGATAAATTGGATAAGATTTTTATAAAAAATGTAGAAGGCGTTTCACAAGAATCACTATTTTATGGAGTGGGAGGTATAAATGAAGAGACTCCTGAAGATGAAAAAAATTATCTTTTAAAGAATTTAATCGAAATAGAAAAAGAGGGAAAAGTTGTACTCTCAGTAAATTATGCCAATGCTAAAAATCTTAGAAATAAAATTTTAAAAGATACACGAAAATATAATTTTATAGGAGAGGCAGTTCCATCGTATAGTGCTAATAGTATTTTTCAACCTCTTCAAAAAAATAGTTTAAAAAATGTAACTAACTTAAAGGAAGTTAAAAATTTTTTATATCTTTTAAATCCTGAAAAATTTAAAAATATAGATGATTATTATAGAGTTTTAAAGAATACAGATTTTGATTTATTAATTATAGAACCTAGTTTAAATGGTAAATTTTTGACAAAAGAACAAATTGATTCTTTAAAAATAAGAAAAAATGGAACCCGAAGATTGATAATTGCTTACTTTAGTATAGGAGAGGCAGAAAATTATAGAGATTATTGGCAGACGTCTTGGAATAAAAAACTACCTGAGTGGATAGTTAAAGAGAATGAAAATTGGAAGGGTAATTTTATAATAAAATATTGGAGTCCACAATGGAAAAAAATTATCAAAAATTATCAAAAGAAATTAGATGACATAGGAGTAGATGGTTATTACTTAGACACTATAGACACTTATGAACAGTTTTAG
- a CDS encoding 4Fe-4S binding protein, whose amino-acid sequence MSHIVGKSAYKSLEERLNRFPQGAPPSKVLYDILAILFSEKEAELVAQLPIKPFTVKKAASIWKISEKDAKNILDTLASRAILLDTIHKGVQTYILPPPMAGFIEFSMMRTRGDIDQKLLGELLYQYMNVEEDFIKDLFYSSETKLGRVFINEDALEKTREAQKTMSSNTLDNLVQVLDYEKASHIIETSDHMGISMCYCRHKMQHVGKACDAPMDICMTFGNVANSLINNGYARRVDKIEGMDLLQQAYDSNLVQCGENVREGVTFICNCCGCCCEALVAAKKFGMMHPVETTNFIPKINHDTCVSCGKCLKVCPVNAIKKVESEYVVQEELCLGCGVCGRACPKSSILLMPRETRVITPINSVHRSVLMAIEKGMLQELIFDNKALFSHRAMAAILGAILKLSPVHKIMASKQMKSVYLEKLLKNY is encoded by the coding sequence ATGAGCCATATTGTAGGTAAGTCAGCATATAAAAGTTTAGAGGAGAGACTGAATAGATTTCCTCAAGGAGCACCACCATCTAAAGTCTTATATGATATACTAGCGATACTATTTTCAGAAAAAGAGGCAGAGTTAGTAGCACAACTTCCAATAAAACCCTTTACAGTAAAAAAAGCAGCGTCAATTTGGAAGATATCAGAAAAAGATGCTAAAAATATTTTGGATACATTAGCATCAAGAGCGATTTTATTAGATACTATACATAAAGGGGTTCAAACTTATATATTACCACCACCAATGGCTGGATTTATAGAGTTCTCTATGATGAGAACTAGAGGAGATATTGATCAAAAACTTTTAGGTGAACTTTTATACCAGTATATGAATGTAGAAGAGGATTTTATAAAAGATCTTTTTTATAGTTCTGAGACAAAATTAGGAAGAGTTTTTATAAATGAAGATGCCCTAGAAAAAACTAGAGAAGCGCAAAAAACTATGTCTTCAAATACTTTAGACAATTTAGTTCAAGTTTTAGATTATGAAAAAGCTTCCCATATAATAGAAACATCAGATCATATGGGGATTAGTATGTGCTATTGCAGACACAAGATGCAACATGTGGGAAAAGCTTGTGATGCACCAATGGATATTTGTATGACTTTTGGAAATGTAGCAAACTCTTTAATAAATAACGGGTACGCAAGAAGAGTTGATAAAATAGAAGGAATGGACTTACTTCAGCAAGCATATGATAGTAATTTAGTTCAATGTGGTGAAAATGTTAGAGAAGGAGTAACATTTATTTGTAATTGTTGTGGATGTTGCTGCGAAGCTTTAGTAGCGGCTAAAAAATTTGGGATGATGCATCCTGTAGAAACAACAAATTTTATTCCTAAAATAAATCATGATACATGTGTAAGCTGTGGAAAGTGTTTAAAAGTTTGCCCAGTTAATGCAATAAAGAAAGTAGAAAGTGAATATGTAGTTCAAGAAGAGCTGTGTTTAGGATGTGGTGTATGTGGAAGAGCTTGTCCTAAAAGTAGTATATTATTAATGCCTCGTGAAACAAGAGTAATAACTCCGATAAACTCTGTTCATAGATCAGTTTTGATGGCTATAGAAAAAGGAATGCTTCAAGAGTTAATTTTTGATAATAAAGCTTTGTTTAGTCATAGAGCTATGGCAGCTATACTTGGAGCAATTTTAAAACTATCTCCTGTTCATAAGATTATGGCGAGCAAACAGATGAAGTCAGTTTATTTAGAGAAGTTATTAAAAAACTATTAA
- a CDS encoding DMT family transporter, producing MKKENFSKLLLLLVAMIWGSGFPATKIILDSGIKPFEFLGIRFFITAVVMFCIMRVKKIKIEKTEKNLGLIAGLILFSAFAFQTVGLVYTTSSKNAFITGANVIFVPYIVWIITKEKPKLIYILSSILCFIGIGFLSFEKNLTINFGDFLTFICAICFALQIVVIGSRIKNKNPFTINGFQMFSAGIIGILLNIIFEGATIFTRTYELKQILALVYIILFNTFICYSIQTYAQKEINPSQVSLILTTEIIFGALFSVLLLGDKMTFQVIIGGLLIFTSILLTEVKKR from the coding sequence ATGAAAAAAGAAAACTTTAGTAAATTATTATTGCTTTTAGTTGCCATGATTTGGGGAAGTGGATTTCCAGCTACGAAAATAATTTTAGATAGTGGCATAAAGCCATTTGAGTTTTTAGGTATAAGATTTTTTATAACGGCAGTAGTTATGTTTTGTATTATGAGAGTAAAAAAAATAAAAATTGAAAAAACAGAAAAAAATTTAGGTTTAATAGCTGGTTTAATTTTATTTTCAGCTTTTGCTTTTCAAACGGTTGGATTGGTTTACACAACTTCATCTAAAAATGCCTTTATAACTGGGGCAAATGTTATTTTTGTACCATATATTGTATGGATCATTACAAAAGAGAAGCCAAAATTAATTTATATACTATCATCTATTCTGTGTTTTATAGGGATAGGATTTCTTTCTTTTGAAAAAAATTTAACGATTAATTTTGGAGATTTTTTAACATTTATATGTGCGATATGCTTTGCACTTCAAATCGTAGTTATAGGAAGTCGGATAAAAAATAAAAATCCCTTTACGATTAATGGTTTTCAAATGTTTTCAGCAGGAATTATTGGTATCTTGCTGAATATAATATTTGAAGGAGCAACAATCTTTACTAGAACATATGAATTAAAACAGATTTTGGCCTTAGTATATATAATTCTTTTTAATACTTTCATCTGTTATTCAATTCAAACGTATGCTCAAAAAGAGATTAATCCTAGTCAAGTTTCTTTAATTTTAACAACAGAGATAATATTTGGAGCACTATTCTCTGTTTTACTATTGGGAGATAAGATGACTTTTCAAGTTATAATAGGTGGATTACTGATTTTTACATCTATACTATTAACAGAAGTCAAAAAACGATAA
- the minE gene encoding cell division topological specificity factor MinE, translating to MGFFSFLNKEKSSSVAKDRLKLVLIHDRAMLSPKMLETLKDEIIAVISKYVDIDRDSLNIEVSQEAETGRETALIANIPIKIKK from the coding sequence ATGGGATTTTTTAGTTTTTTGAATAAAGAAAAATCTAGTTCAGTAGCTAAAGACCGTTTGAAGTTAGTACTGATACATGATAGAGCTATGCTTTCTCCCAAAATGCTTGAAACTTTAAAAGATGAGATAATTGCAGTAATATCTAAGTATGTAGATATAGATAGGGATTCTTTAAATATTGAAGTTTCTCAAGAAGCGGAAACGGGAAGAGAAACAGCACTGATAGCGAATATACCTATAAAAATAAAAAAATAG
- the minD gene encoding septum site-determining protein MinD, translating to MGKVIVITSGKGGVGKTTSSANLGAALAMQNQKTLLIDTDIGLRNLDVVMGLENRIVYDLIDVIEGVCKPKQAIIKDKRNDNLHLLPAAQSRDKNAVTPEQMRELIEILKAEYDFVLVDCPAGIEQGFKNAIAAAEEAYVVTTPEISAVRDADRIIGLLEANEIRNPKLIVNRLRVEMVKDGNMLSVDDVTDILGIKPIGIVPDDENIVISTNKGEPLVYRGESLAARAYVNIASRTLGQNVEFLDLDPKVGFFDKIKEIFKK from the coding sequence ATGGGAAAAGTTATAGTAATTACTTCAGGAAAAGGTGGAGTAGGGAAAACGACAAGTAGTGCGAACTTAGGTGCAGCACTAGCTATGCAAAATCAAAAGACGCTATTAATTGATACAGATATAGGTTTAAGAAATTTAGATGTTGTTATGGGATTAGAAAATAGAATAGTTTATGATTTAATAGATGTGATAGAAGGAGTTTGTAAACCTAAGCAAGCTATAATAAAAGATAAAAGAAATGATAACTTGCATTTATTGCCAGCAGCTCAATCAAGAGATAAGAATGCTGTAACTCCAGAGCAAATGAGAGAATTAATTGAAATATTAAAAGCTGAATATGATTTTGTATTAGTTGATTGTCCAGCAGGAATAGAGCAAGGATTTAAAAATGCTATCGCAGCCGCAGAAGAAGCTTACGTTGTAACAACACCAGAAATTTCTGCAGTTAGAGATGCAGATCGTATTATTGGATTGTTAGAAGCAAATGAAATTAGAAATCCAAAACTAATAGTTAATCGTTTAAGAGTAGAAATGGTTAAAGATGGAAATATGTTAAGTGTTGATGATGTAACAGATATTTTAGGAATTAAACCTATAGGAATAGTTCCAGATGATGAAAATATAGTTATATCTACAAATAAAGGTGAACCTTTAGTATATAGAGGAGAATCTTTAGCAGCTAGAGCATATGTAAATATAGCTTCAAGAACACTTGGACAAAATGTTGAATTTTTAGATTTAGATCCTAAAGTTGGTTTTTTTGATAAGATAAAAGAGATATTTAAAAAATAA
- a CDS encoding septum site-determining protein MinC: MNDCVILKGKKDRLVVQLDSNIDFSSLKDKFSEKIKQAEAFIGDAKIAIEFTNRKLTEIEENILIGVINRETNIKIAFIFSEKSTFSQLPGGQLPFNNIKDVTDEGCTKFHKGTLRSGHNLEFDGNVVVLGDVNPGAVIKSKGNVVVLGYLNGTVYAGENDGSEAFVGAFSLNPIQIKIGQVIAKNPSTNVLDVNKVKKTLDFEVAYLKDGNIFIEKFNKATLEHMIKI; this comes from the coding sequence ATGAATGACTGTGTAATTCTAAAGGGAAAAAAGGACAGGTTAGTTGTGCAATTAGATAGTAACATCGATTTTAGCTCTTTAAAAGATAAATTTTCTGAAAAGATTAAACAGGCGGAAGCATTCATAGGAGATGCGAAAATAGCCATTGAATTTACTAATAGAAAACTAACAGAAATAGAGGAAAATATTTTAATCGGAGTAATAAATAGAGAGACGAATATAAAGATAGCTTTCATTTTTTCTGAAAAGTCTACTTTCTCACAATTACCAGGAGGGCAACTTCCATTTAATAATATAAAAGATGTAACAGATGAAGGGTGCACAAAGTTTCATAAAGGAACTTTACGTTCTGGACATAATTTAGAGTTTGATGGAAATGTAGTTGTGTTAGGAGATGTAAACCCAGGTGCAGTTATTAAATCTAAAGGAAATGTAGTGGTATTAGGATATTTAAATGGAACTGTTTATGCTGGAGAAAATGATGGATCAGAAGCATTTGTAGGAGCATTTTCTTTAAATCCTATTCAAATTAAAATAGGCCAAGTTATAGCAAAAAATCCTAGTACAAATGTATTAGATGTTAACAAAGTAAAAAAAACCTTAGATTTTGAAGTAGCTTATTTAAAAGATGGGAATATTTTTATTGAAAAATTCAATAAAGCAACTTTAGAGCATATGATAAAAATATAA
- a CDS encoding glycoside hydrolase family 2 TIM barrel-domain containing protein has protein sequence MNTVKMMLLLSSVLTTLCYSDNLDGSNHAKGHEGINPGSYSKKNPFWTNNPEIFGDNREKAHVTKISFNTVEEALSNPNYADFKNSKNFKSLNGDWKFKLVDHPDQDLKDFYKTAYNTEDWKTIPVPSSWQLHGYDQIRYNDTAYPWEYQKTPINHPDTPKDYNPIGYYKREFNIDKNWDGREVYISFQGVESAYYLYVNGEYVGYSEDSFTGHDFDITKFLKEGSNEIAVKVYRWSDGSWLESQDMIKLSGIFRDVFLYSTPKTYIRDYTVVTDLDKNYENADLNVKVDVSTKSGFVPGKYTVIGKVYDDKKKEVKNFEKIVEVTGDELKQIINFNEKFINPKKWSSEEPNLYTLVLALKNPKGEIIETVSNRIGFRKVEIKDNKIMVNGKKLMLRGVNRHEFTGDKGRVVSEDVMRKDIELMKQNNINTVRSSHYPNDPKWYDLCDEYGLYVMDEANLETHGRLDEIPQDRVEWTPAVIDRQEAMVERSKNEPSIIMWSIGNESSTGKNFELAAKYLKEKDPTRLTHYEPQRDITDTYSRMYRSIEEMKAYLVYEDNTKPYLQCEFAHGMGNSIGNLQDYWDVMESNEIFHGGYIWDWVDQAIETVDPKTGEKYFAYGGDWGDEEFTDKNFSANGLIFADRTVQPELIEVKKVFQNIGIKNSDLSKGKISLENKYMFTNLKDYNGNWEVIENGEVIKSGKFEVDLLPGAKKYIDIPLKDIKLDSKKEYFININFALKNDKSWAPKGYVVASEQFQVKDKNISKKIELKDVKELKYKENNSTLDISGENFKAEIDLKKGGIKSFESNGKNIVEAPLEFNFWRAPNDNDRGNGAMKRLDTWRYAGKNSKVVNYKVENIENKVIKVDLEIDIPTKETSKLYVTYLIDGNGEILVDSSLYSPKTLPEIPEFSMITELNSKNNRVKWYGRGPEENYIDRKTGYDVGIYEENVENFFIPYINPSETGNRSDVRWVEIVNENGEGLLVTSVPERETLEFNTLYYTPEELSSGKRHPFELDKNKNVVLRIIGKQMGVGGDNSWGARPHDQYQLKSGEVQRYTFKIVGKNKNVDSFEKRDNNLAVDSKNYFEARRSIEQVADNVVYLSDLGVKNSNKMTAKDKTIAENPLTLRLENGEVIKFDKGINGVSDNDIIVNIEGKGFKKFQSYVGLDREVLGYRGTAEFKVFADGKEVFNSGVMKSSDRAKFIDVDLNGVKELKLQILNSDGVTKYDHGTYGDAKFIK, from the coding sequence ATGAATACAGTAAAGATGATGCTATTATTAAGTTCAGTATTAACAACATTATGCTATTCGGATAATTTAGATGGGTCTAATCATGCAAAAGGTCACGAAGGCATAAATCCAGGGAGTTATTCTAAAAAAAATCCATTTTGGACAAATAATCCAGAAATATTTGGAGATAACAGAGAGAAAGCACACGTAACTAAAATATCTTTCAATACTGTTGAAGAAGCACTAAGTAATCCAAATTATGCTGACTTTAAAAATTCTAAAAACTTTAAAAGTTTAAATGGAGATTGGAAGTTTAAATTGGTAGATCATCCAGATCAAGATTTAAAAGATTTTTATAAAACTGCCTATAATACGGAAGATTGGAAAACTATACCTGTTCCATCAAGTTGGCAATTACATGGATATGATCAAATTAGATATAACGATACAGCGTATCCTTGGGAATATCAAAAGACACCTATAAATCATCCGGATACTCCTAAAGATTATAATCCAATTGGTTATTATAAAAGAGAGTTTAATATAGATAAAAATTGGGATGGAAGAGAGGTTTATATCTCTTTTCAAGGTGTTGAATCAGCATATTATTTATATGTAAATGGAGAATATGTAGGATATAGTGAAGATTCTTTTACAGGTCATGATTTTGATATAACAAAGTTTTTAAAAGAGGGAAGCAATGAGATTGCAGTTAAAGTATATAGATGGAGTGATGGAAGTTGGTTAGAATCTCAAGATATGATTAAATTAAGTGGTATTTTTAGAGATGTTTTCTTATATTCAACTCCAAAAACATATATAAGAGATTATACAGTTGTAACAGACTTAGATAAAAATTATGAAAATGCAGATTTAAATGTAAAGGTAGATGTATCTACAAAATCAGGTTTTGTTCCTGGGAAATACACGGTTATTGGAAAAGTTTATGATGATAAGAAAAAAGAAGTTAAAAACTTTGAAAAAATTGTTGAAGTTACAGGAGATGAATTAAAGCAAATTATAAATTTTAACGAAAAATTTATAAATCCTAAAAAATGGAGTTCAGAAGAACCAAATTTATATACTTTAGTTTTAGCTTTAAAAAATCCTAAAGGTGAAATAATTGAAACTGTAAGTAATAGAATAGGATTTAGAAAAGTTGAAATAAAAGATAATAAAATAATGGTAAATGGAAAGAAACTGATGTTAAGAGGTGTTAATAGACATGAGTTTACAGGAGATAAGGGTAGAGTTGTAAGTGAAGATGTAATGCGTAAAGATATTGAGCTTATGAAACAAAATAATATAAATACAGTGAGATCTTCACATTATCCAAATGATCCAAAGTGGTATGATTTGTGTGATGAGTATGGACTTTACGTTATGGATGAAGCTAATTTGGAAACCCATGGAAGACTTGATGAAATTCCTCAAGATAGAGTTGAGTGGACACCAGCAGTTATAGATAGACAAGAAGCTATGGTTGAGCGTAGCAAAAATGAACCGTCTATAATTATGTGGTCAATAGGAAATGAATCGTCGACAGGGAAGAACTTTGAATTAGCTGCAAAATATTTAAAAGAAAAAGATCCAACAAGACTTACTCACTATGAACCACAAAGAGATATAACTGATACATATAGTAGGATGTATAGATCAATAGAAGAGATGAAGGCATACTTAGTTTATGAAGATAATACAAAACCATATTTACAATGTGAATTTGCTCATGGAATGGGAAATAGTATTGGAAATCTTCAAGATTATTGGGATGTTATGGAAAGTAATGAGATATTCCATGGCGGATATATTTGGGACTGGGTAGATCAAGCTATAGAAACAGTTGATCCTAAAACAGGAGAAAAATATTTTGCATATGGTGGAGATTGGGGCGATGAAGAATTTACAGATAAAAACTTCTCAGCTAATGGATTAATATTTGCTGATAGAACAGTTCAACCAGAACTTATAGAAGTAAAAAAAGTATTCCAAAATATAGGTATAAAAAATTCTGATTTATCCAAAGGAAAAATATCGTTAGAAAATAAATATATGTTCACTAACTTAAAAGATTATAATGGAAATTGGGAAGTTATTGAGAATGGAGAAGTTATAAAAAGTGGAAAATTTGAAGTAGATTTATTACCTGGAGCTAAAAAATATATAGATATCCCATTAAAAGATATAAAGTTAGATTCTAAAAAAGAGTATTTCATAAATATAAATTTTGCATTAAAAAATGATAAAAGTTGGGCACCAAAAGGTTATGTTGTTGCAAGCGAGCAATTTCAGGTAAAAGATAAAAATATAAGTAAGAAAATAGAGTTAAAGGATGTTAAAGAATTAAAGTATAAAGAAAATAATAGTACTTTAGATATTTCAGGGGAAAATTTTAAAGCAGAGATTGATTTAAAAAAAGGTGGAATAAAATCTTTTGAAAGTAATGGAAAAAATATTGTAGAAGCTCCACTTGAATTTAATTTCTGGAGAGCTCCAAATGATAATGATAGAGGAAATGGAGCGATGAAAAGACTGGATACTTGGAGATATGCTGGTAAAAATAGTAAGGTTGTAAACTATAAAGTTGAGAATATAGAGAATAAAGTTATTAAAGTAGATTTAGAAATAGATATTCCTACAAAAGAAACATCAAAACTTTATGTAACGTATCTTATTGATGGAAATGGAGAAATTTTAGTAGATTCGTCACTGTATTCTCCAAAAACTTTACCAGAAATACCTGAATTTAGTATGATAACAGAATTAAATTCTAAAAACAATAGAGTTAAGTGGTATGGAAGAGGACCAGAAGAGAATTATATTGATAGAAAGACAGGATATGATGTTGGAATTTATGAAGAAAATGTAGAAAATTTCTTTATTCCATATATAAATCCATCTGAGACAGGAAATAGAAGTGATGTTAGATGGGTTGAAATTGTTAATGAGAATGGAGAGGGATTATTAGTTACATCTGTTCCAGAGAGAGAAACTTTAGAGTTTAATACACTTTATTATACTCCAGAGGAGCTTTCAAGTGGAAAAAGACATCCTTTTGAATTAGATAAAAATAAGAATGTAGTTTTAAGAATAATTGGAAAACAGATGGGAGTTGGTGGTGATAATTCGTGGGGAGCTAGACCACATGATCAATATCAATTAAAATCTGGAGAAGTACAAAGATATACATTTAAAATAGTAGGAAAAAATAAAAATGTAGATTCATTCGAAAAAAGAGATAATAATTTAGCTGTAGATTCTAAGAATTATTTTGAAGCAAGAAGATCTATTGAGCAAGTTGCAGATAATGTAGTATATTTATCTGATTTAGGAGTAAAAAATTCAAATAAAATGACAGCTAAAGATAAAACTATCGCTGAAAATCCATTGACTCTAAGACTTGAGAATGGAGAGGTTATAAAATTTGATAAAGGTATAAATGGAGTATCAGATAATGATATAATTGTTAATATTGAAGGGAAAGGATTTAAAAAGTTCCAAAGTTATGTAGGATTAGACAGAGAAGTTTTAGGTTATAGAGGAACAGCTGAGTTTAAAGTTTTTGCTGATGGAAAAGAAGTTTTTAATAGTGGCGTTATGAAAAGTTCTGATAGAGCTAAATTCATTGATGTTGATTTAAATGGAGTTAAAGAACTAAAATTACAAATATTAAATTCAGACGGTGTAACAAAATATGATCATGGGACATATGGAGATGCAAAATTTATAAAATAA
- a CDS encoding L-fucose isomerase → MYRLNGKLPKVGIRATIDGRRRGVRESLEGQAMDMAKMVAKFIEENLKYPSGESVECYVFEETIGRVPEAARCEQKFKDNNVGVSLTVTPCWCYGTETIDCTPNIPKAIWGFNGTERPGAVYLAAAAAGHAQIGDPVFSIYGKHVQDGTDKEIPEDVKEKILKFVESGLAVALMKGKSYLSIGSVSMGIAGSIVNPDFFSDYLGMRNEYVDMVELKRRLDEEIYDAEEFKKAMEWTKLHCKEGEDCNNSYIQKTREAKDKDWEIVVKMTIIMRDLMIGNKKLKEKGYIEEAEGHNAIAAGFQGQRQWTDYMPNGDFSEAILNSSFDWNGIREAFVVATENDSLNGVAMLFGHLLTGRAQIFSDVRTFWSPEAVKRVTGKELDGKAKNGLIHLINSGSSSLDGTGDQIDKDGNRVMKPFWEVTEEEVNKCLDSTKWCEADLGYFRGGGYSSQFLTKGEMPITMTRINLIKGLGPVLQIAEGYAVDIQKDVHDILDRRTNFTWPTTWFAPNLTGEGAFTDVHTVMDTWGANHGAISYGHVGDKFITLASMLRIPIAMHNVSDEKIFRPKVWSSFGTIDKEGADYRACKNFGPIYGKLKG, encoded by the coding sequence GTGTATAGATTAAATGGGAAATTACCAAAAGTTGGAATAAGAGCTACTATAGACGGAAGACGAAGAGGAGTAAGAGAATCCTTAGAAGGACAAGCTATGGATATGGCTAAAATGGTTGCTAAATTTATTGAAGAAAATTTAAAATATCCTAGTGGTGAGTCAGTGGAATGTTATGTTTTTGAAGAAACAATAGGAAGAGTTCCTGAGGCAGCTCGATGTGAGCAAAAATTTAAAGACAATAATGTTGGTGTTTCACTAACGGTAACTCCTTGTTGGTGTTATGGAACAGAAACGATAGATTGTACTCCAAATATACCAAAAGCTATATGGGGATTTAATGGAACTGAAAGACCAGGAGCTGTATATTTAGCAGCAGCAGCAGCAGGGCACGCTCAAATTGGAGACCCCGTGTTTTCTATATATGGAAAACATGTACAAGATGGAACTGATAAAGAGATTCCTGAAGATGTAAAGGAAAAAATATTAAAATTTGTTGAATCTGGTTTAGCAGTTGCTTTAATGAAAGGTAAATCATATCTATCTATTGGTAGTGTCTCTATGGGAATAGCAGGTTCTATAGTAAACCCAGATTTTTTCTCTGATTATTTAGGAATGAGAAATGAATATGTTGATATGGTAGAATTGAAAAGAAGATTAGATGAAGAGATATACGATGCTGAAGAGTTTAAAAAAGCTATGGAATGGACAAAACTTCACTGTAAAGAAGGAGAGGATTGTAACAATTCATATATTCAGAAAACTAGAGAAGCAAAAGATAAAGACTGGGAGATTGTTGTAAAAATGACAATTATAATGAGAGATCTTATGATTGGAAATAAAAAGTTGAAAGAAAAAGGTTACATAGAAGAAGCTGAAGGCCATAACGCTATTGCTGCAGGATTCCAAGGACAAAGACAATGGACTGATTATATGCCAAATGGAGATTTTTCAGAAGCAATATTAAACTCATCTTTTGATTGGAATGGAATCAGAGAAGCATTTGTTGTAGCAACAGAAAATGATTCTTTAAATGGTGTAGCAATGTTATTTGGTCATCTATTAACAGGAAGAGCTCAAATATTCTCCGATGTTAGAACATTTTGGTCTCCAGAAGCTGTAAAAAGAGTTACAGGAAAAGAGTTAGATGGAAAAGCTAAAAATGGATTAATACATTTAATAAATTCAGGTTCATCTTCTTTAGATGGAACGGGAGATCAAATAGATAAAGATGGAAATAGAGTGATGAAACCATTTTGGGAAGTAACAGAAGAAGAAGTAAATAAATGTTTAGATTCTACAAAATGGTGTGAAGCAGATTTAGGATATTTTAGAGGTGGAGGATATTCATCACAATTTTTAACTAAAGGTGAAATGCCTATAACAATGACAAGAATAAATTTAATAAAAGGATTAGGTCCTGTTTTACAAATAGCAGAAGGATATGCTGTTGACATACAAAAAGATGTTCATGATATTTTGGATAGAAGAACAAACTTTACATGGCCAACAACTTGGTTTGCTCCTAATTTAACTGGTGAGGGAGCATTTACAGATGTTCATACTGTTATGGATACATGGGGAGCAAATCATGGAGCAATTTCATATGGGCATGTTGGAGATAAATTTATAACGTTGGCATCTATGTTAAGAATACCTATTGCTATGCATAATGTATCTGATGAAAAAATATTTAGACCAAAAGTTTGGTCGTCATTTGGTACAATAGATAAAGAGGGAGCAGACTACAGAGCTTGTAAAAACTTTGGACCTATTTATGGAAAACTTAAAGGATAA